The window AGGCCTCCACCGCAAATCTGAATGTTGATGCTAAAACCAATAATTCTAATGATATAAACGacattattgaaaaatctAAGCTAGAAATCCAGGAAAGTGTTAAGGAAATTGCTTATTTACTAAAACCAGTTGATCctaaacaaatattacCTTTAGAAGATGAGGATTTTGAGTCAGAGATTAGCAGTAATGTCATTGGTAACACTGAGCACGGTGATGCTTATAACAACACTACTGGTACCGGCACTAATGATCATCATGTTACtcctaataataatattaataataatagaaacaATAAGAGCTTGGAATTAGAATTAAATAACATTAGCCTGGCAAAACAGCCAAATTTAAATGTTGTGTCTACTATTTCCAATACTAACAATAGTACCGATGCCAATACTGatgttaataatagtattaaaatcaataaccCCATTGTTACCACTACTGACCATAATATCAGTAGTACTGTTAATAACAGTACTATTGAAACTGATGCCGCTAACGGTAGTAGcagcaacaataataaagatactACTAACGCCACCAATATTATTCCCAATGGCTATGacattgaaaaagaaatcgAACCCCCCATGAAAAATGTACTTCAAAACACTGATAATGATGCCAACACTGTTGGTGCTACAATAGCTCGTCCAGAtgataagaaaaataacgGGAATAATATGATCGCAGAAACTGTAGAATTATCCGCAccgattattattaaaacagaAGGTAGCGAAATAGACCAGATAAGTTGCAATGGGGTCAACGGTGTTTTAGTTTACGACAAATCCAAAAATCTACTACAATGTAAATATTTAGACCTGTTAAACTTGAAACAGAAAGGACATCAagattatatattaaattccGTTGAGGGGAAATTGTTAGGTATGTGGTGGGTAACTATAAATCACACAAAAAACGTTTTAACTTTGGATACAACAGGGTTAAAATTATGGAATATTGAGTCGAATGTTAATGATGTAGATgggaagaaaaatatatctcCTATTGCAGAGTACAGCGACAAATCTTTGATCCAAATTATGACACCTTCTGATAATGGTAAGATTTGTGTCGATTTTAAAGGCGATCGTTGGCTATGTTTTATGCTCCatgataaaattgaagTTTGGGAACTAACTTACCACATTGACGAAGAAAATATAGGGCAAAGCTTTTCACAAAGCGAACCGGTTTCTACTGATAGCGATGTCGATGATATAAGTACGATTACTGAACAGCATCAAGAAGACGAAGATGTGCTGGAAAATAGTGGCCCTTGTGTtaccaataatataacTATTG is drawn from Saccharomycodes ludwigii strain NBRC 1722 chromosome V, whole genome shotgun sequence and contains these coding sequences:
- the FAR8 gene encoding Far8p (similar to Saccharomyces cerevisiae YMR029C | FAR8 | Factor ARrest), producing MSGIPNKANNNSAIAAIGNNTSNYPISVNYTLPGVMHYLQTQFTANERARIAWELEKGELKAKIALLEGENKNLKRQVSIYKDQNKASTANLNVDAKTNNSNDINDIIEKSKLEIQESVKEIAYLLKPVDPKQILPLEDEDFESEISSNVIGNTEHGDAYNNTTGTGTNDHHVTPNNNINNNRNNKSLELELNNISLAKQPNLNVVSTISNTNNSTDANTDVNNSIKINNPIVTTTDHNISSTVNNSTIETDAANGSSSNNNKDTTNATNIIPNGYDIEKEIEPPMKNVLQNTDNDANTVGATIARPDDKKNNGNNMIAETVELSAPIIIKTEGSEIDQISCNGVNGVLVYDKSKNLLQCKYLDLLNLKQKGHQDYILNSVEGKLLGMWWVTINHTKNVLTLDTTGLKLWNIESNVNDVDGKKNISPIAEYSDKSLIQIMTPSDNGKICVDFKGDRWLCFMLHDKIEVWELTYHIDEENIGQSFSQSEPVSTDSDVDDISTITEQHQEDEDVLENSGPCVTNNITIAARNKYSIDNSDITFSQDKMVLDCKFGVTQKSLIVLTTAGLKIYNFTDKSLLTFIKLHEKFNATTDKIIDSNLILNKDSSSIIIHSEIKKNITTTVHNLIVYSFEQMKIINIVDLVNEPSHIVFDRELVLITYKNRDTIEVRTKYGSSIYACYSHYSTDIAELDNNHDVGNKNSVDTKENVYVDIIDLNNIRTFDGKVFNEKLIVSGGNLNNELKAQIIKL